AATCTTTTAAgttattaaacaataaatatcGTGTAACATTGTTGAATGCACGTGGTTACTCTGCTTCACCTGTATAAGCTTGAATGGAAATTGCTTCATGCATTACTGACTGACCTTGGAACCCTGTTGCTTAAAAATTGTGTTGTTGGTTCTGAGGAAACTACTAACATCCTACATGACTATGGATTTATCTGTGcagttaaatttatgcattaaaTGATGCCTATACATAACACTGCCTGGAGTATTATGAACTATGAACTAGATCCTTTCTACCGTTTTCCATTTTGCTTCTGTCCTAAGATGTCGATAAAGACATTCATTcctacagtaggcctatgtgCTATTGatgcacatttttgtttaaGATGTACACATCTTGAATATGTCATTGCTTGGCGTGTAGCCTACTCTTACAGAGTTATGATGATAGTTTATCATTACATGCATATTTAGGTGGGTGGATCTGATCTGTGCACAAGCCCTTTGACTATTTTGTGCAAAGTTTGGGGGAAAATTGGTcttggtggtgtgtgtgtgtttcaataTTTCCAATTCTGTCCATTGCATGGAAATAATGCAATGACTTATGAAGTCAATTCCTAATGTTCTTAGGCCtaaacatgtactgtacatcattTCTCAcaaattctctctctcctttttaGGGCCGAAGACCGTTTTCTTCTGGGCACCTGTTTTCAAATGGGTGAGTCTTGCTTCTACTCTTCACATTTTTTAGCATTATATTAATCAACTAATTTTATTTAGGCTTGTACATTGTCTTGGccttgtatgttttgtcttGCCTAATCTTACAGAATGTAATAAAAGTACTGAAACTAGTACTATGAGCTACTGATATTGCAAATTTGCAGTGCATCTTTTGCATATAGTGTTGTAATGCTGCAATCTTCTAATCAGTGGACCTGCTGATCAAGGCCTTGGGCTCAGTCTTGTTTGCTCTccttctttcatttttgcagGGTTTAGTCGTGGCTGGATTCTCTGATATGACCCGGCCAGCAGAAAAGCTCAGCTTGTCCCAGTCCTGCGTCATTACAGCCACAGGTACAGGTTTAAAGTGCAGTGACAGAGAGCTTGCTgaagtacatatacagtacatttgaattgaatttgaatcCAACAAATGTAGccaattgttttaatttagaaacaatatgttttctttataaTATCACATTTACAATTTATCTGACGAATTTCAAATGTTTCTTtatacataaaaatgatagaagCATATTCAGAAAGGGGGTCCCTTAGGTTCATCTTTTTTGGGGATCCttggcatcataaagtttgaaaacccctgctctAGATCAGAGTATCTAAACTAAAGCCTCATAGTAACCTGAGATTAATGCAGCTGAAAATAGAATTCCAGGCAGGGACATGAATCCAGGAAATTAAATAACTGAGCAGTAGACCCCATTCAACATTAAGTAgaaacagtctctctctctctctctctctctctctctctctctttgacaGTTTTTCTCTTAAAATCAAAATTTGATTCAGGTCTGATCTTGCTCTAAGTGGACACATCTCAACAAagtttgtatactttaacctTTTCAGTTAAGTGggcatacaaaaataaaatgtatacctaGCCTTATCACTCAGAACGCCATGCAAACGCTTAACAGTCCTCTAGCATCATGTCGTTAACTTTTGGGTTggacattttctttaaaacagtTCCTCAATCAGGGTACACTACAGTTTGTGAATTGCATCTCTTTCTTGTTCTCTTCTAGGATTTATTTGGTCAAGGTACTGCTTGGTCATCATCCCTAAAATCTGGGCTC
This sequence is a window from Triplophysa rosa linkage group LG4, Trosa_1v2, whole genome shotgun sequence. Protein-coding genes within it:
- the mpc2a gene encoding mitochondrial pyruvate carrier 2 — its product is MLPPKLRPLYSHPAGPKTVFFWAPVFKWGLVVAGFSDMTRPAEKLSLSQSCVITATGFIWSRYCLVIIPKIWALFAVNFFLGICGSIQLFRIWRYNQQLKGEEVQQS